The Sorangiineae bacterium MSr11367 genome window below encodes:
- a CDS encoding DUF4156 domain-containing protein produces MNSRWNTYRAFAFLAASSLVACASTSLSGEGARVTVVRSAPPPNCTEVAQLVGHGGGSFGGRGISNDKLIEYAQNDLRNKAAERGANYVQQDPPTLGQHEGTTSTATISGTAYRCPAGEGTQTTAAKP; encoded by the coding sequence ATGAATTCTCGTTGGAATACGTATCGTGCTTTTGCTTTTCTCGCCGCATCTTCGCTCGTGGCTTGCGCTTCCACCTCGCTGAGTGGCGAAGGGGCGCGCGTCACCGTCGTTCGAAGTGCTCCGCCTCCGAACTGCACCGAAGTTGCACAGTTGGTTGGGCACGGGGGCGGAAGCTTTGGCGGTAGAGGCATTTCGAATGACAAATTGATCGAATACGCGCAAAACGATCTGCGAAACAAGGCCGCCGAACGCGGGGCCAACTACGTCCAGCAGGACCCGCCGACGCTCGGCCAACACGAAGGGACGACTTCGACGGCCACCATCTCGGGCACGGCGTACCGCTGTCCCGCAGGCGAAGGAACGCAGACCACGGCCGCCAAGCCATAG
- a CDS encoding DUF418 domain-containing protein, with translation MTKERWPRAASSESEAKAGPVTDRQRIDDIDVLRGMALCGVLLSNLVEIFRVPRRASYHVPGSGRIDDLVDAIMATAFQGGTITLTFSMVFGLGMAISSERVLASGASAYRFLAQKQLVLLVIGVLHGFFLWSGDILTLYALIGLTILPFLRCSPRVLLAVAFLMAIVFCLPIYPQPPSLGPDDVAHALRVYGGGTWSEVNAQRCRELLIQWRTGSLRWSPAVWMAFCLGTALWRSGILHAPERYLRVLQAIALSGALSLMVIVLMHVGYLPDWRASASRPVVRFLYLGAFLGLALSYGSTILLLLRRPFWRPWLLRLAPLGQMTLTNYLMQSIVFGFVFYGYGLGQYGKWPSAISIVFGLFVYLLQVLFSTVWLRHFRFGPAEWLWRSLSYGKIPALRRK, from the coding sequence ATGACCAAGGAACGATGGCCCCGTGCCGCATCGAGTGAGTCGGAGGCAAAGGCGGGCCCCGTCACGGACCGCCAGCGGATCGACGACATCGACGTTCTGCGTGGGATGGCCCTCTGCGGCGTTCTGCTGAGCAATTTGGTCGAAATCTTTCGTGTTCCGCGGCGCGCTTCGTACCACGTGCCTGGCAGCGGCCGCATCGATGACTTGGTCGATGCGATCATGGCCACGGCCTTTCAGGGCGGCACCATCACGCTCACGTTTTCCATGGTGTTCGGCCTTGGCATGGCCATCTCGTCCGAGCGCGTCCTGGCCTCGGGCGCGTCAGCGTATCGGTTCTTGGCTCAGAAGCAGCTCGTCCTATTGGTCATCGGAGTGTTGCATGGCTTCTTCCTATGGAGTGGCGACATCCTCACCCTCTATGCCCTGATCGGATTGACGATACTGCCCTTCCTCCGGTGCTCGCCGCGTGTTCTCCTCGCCGTCGCGTTTCTCATGGCGATCGTCTTTTGCCTCCCTATTTATCCGCAGCCGCCGTCGTTGGGCCCCGACGATGTCGCGCACGCCCTCCGCGTCTACGGCGGTGGTACGTGGTCGGAGGTGAACGCGCAGCGTTGCCGCGAATTGCTCATTCAATGGCGCACGGGCTCGCTGCGCTGGTCACCCGCCGTATGGATGGCGTTCTGCCTGGGAACCGCCCTGTGGCGAAGCGGGATCTTGCACGCGCCGGAGAGGTATCTTCGCGTGCTTCAGGCCATCGCACTCTCGGGAGCGCTCAGCCTGATGGTGATCGTTCTGATGCACGTCGGTTATCTGCCCGACTGGCGCGCTTCCGCGTCGCGGCCAGTGGTCCGTTTTCTCTACCTCGGAGCCTTTCTGGGCCTGGCCCTCTCGTATGGTTCCACAATCCTTTTGCTCCTGCGCCGGCCTTTCTGGCGCCCCTGGCTGCTCAGGCTTGCCCCACTCGGGCAGATGACATTGACCAATTATTTGATGCAGTCCATCGTATTTGGTTTCGTCTTTTATGGTTACGGCCTCGGCCAATATGGCAAATGGCCCTCGGCCATCAGCATCGTTTTTGGCTTGTTCGTTTATCTCTTGCAGGTGCTCTTCAGCACCGTATGGCTCCGGCATTTTCGATTTGGCCCGGCCGAGTGGCTTTGGCGTTCCCTCAGCTATGGCAAGATACCGGCTCTTCGTAGGAAATGA
- a CDS encoding protein kinase — translation MNAPVQVGDILASKYRVESVLGAGAMGVVVAARHVQLGSLVALKFMLPDTHRVHGASDRFIREARAAARLRGEHVARVMDFGTLETGAAYIVMEFLEGQDLEAVMDARGRLPMREAIDYVIDVCKAMDEAHRAGIIHRDLKPKNLFLTHRPDGTPLVKVLDFGVSKVSDAADDLQVSTRAGAILGSPAFMSPEQIRGSKDVDARTDIYAIGIVLFYLLTKQFPFEAESLGDLYGAVLYKEPHPLRTLRPELPAALEAVVSRCLHKDAAARFATAKELMVALSALLAPSGPIAQDMAHVATVADVPRAPGSSSPAMVPAQGTLSHAAMFAADATGGKRKRAPLVLLAVAAVAALAVLAAGALSLRTRAPKATAPPLASAEATIARSAEPVVPVATPSLESVQPAPNASTAEDASARPSSRPKADAGAKKPHTPGPNLPHGELYE, via the coding sequence GTGAACGCGCCCGTTCAGGTCGGAGACATTCTCGCGTCCAAATACCGCGTTGAGAGCGTCCTCGGTGCAGGGGCCATGGGCGTCGTCGTCGCCGCACGGCACGTCCAACTCGGATCGCTGGTGGCCCTCAAGTTCATGCTGCCCGACACGCACCGCGTTCATGGTGCGTCGGATCGCTTCATCCGCGAGGCGCGCGCGGCGGCCCGGTTGCGCGGAGAGCACGTCGCGCGCGTCATGGACTTCGGCACCCTGGAGACCGGCGCGGCCTACATCGTGATGGAGTTCCTCGAGGGGCAAGATCTGGAGGCCGTGATGGATGCACGCGGCCGGCTGCCCATGCGCGAGGCCATCGACTACGTGATCGACGTGTGCAAGGCGATGGATGAAGCGCATCGCGCGGGCATCATCCATCGTGACCTGAAGCCGAAGAACCTCTTTCTCACGCACCGGCCCGATGGCACGCCGCTGGTCAAGGTGCTCGATTTCGGCGTGTCCAAGGTGAGCGATGCCGCCGACGATCTGCAAGTGTCCACGCGGGCCGGCGCCATCCTGGGCTCGCCCGCGTTCATGTCGCCGGAACAGATCCGCGGCTCGAAGGACGTCGATGCGCGCACGGACATCTATGCCATCGGCATCGTTCTCTTCTACTTGCTGACCAAGCAGTTCCCCTTCGAAGCCGAGAGCCTCGGCGATCTTTACGGCGCGGTGCTGTACAAAGAACCGCACCCCCTTCGCACCTTGCGGCCGGAGCTACCTGCCGCGCTGGAGGCGGTGGTGTCGCGCTGCTTGCACAAGGACGCGGCCGCACGCTTCGCGACCGCGAAAGAGCTCATGGTCGCGCTTTCCGCGCTGCTCGCGCCGTCGGGACCGATCGCGCAGGACATGGCCCACGTCGCCACGGTCGCCGATGTACCGCGGGCGCCCGGCTCCTCGTCCCCGGCCATGGTGCCTGCGCAGGGCACACTGAGCCACGCGGCCATGTTCGCGGCCGATGCGACCGGGGGAAAGCGAAAAAGGGCACCTCTCGTGTTGCTCGCCGTTGCGGCGGTGGCGGCGCTCGCCGTGCTCGCCGCAGGGGCGTTGTCGCTGCGGACCCGAGCCCCGAAGGCGACGGCGCCACCTTTGGCGAGCGCGGAGGCGACCATCGCGCGCAGTGCGGAGCCCGTCGTTCCCGTTGCCACGCCGTCCCTCGAATCGGTGCAACCTGCACCCAATGCCTCGACCGCCGAAGATGCGAGCGCGCGCCCTTCGAGCCGGCCGAAGGCCGACGCCGGTGCGAAGAAGCCGCACACGCCGGGCCCCAATTTGCCGCACGGAGAACTCTACGAATGA